The segment AATCTTAGGTTTCTGCAACATCATCCCTTTGCGGTGTAGGTGATTTgtagaaaaagaaaaataatttCGAGTTCTCGTTTATATCACAACACACAACACCAATTATGAGCACCCTTGTTAGACCCCACATAACCCCTCTCTTTCATCCATGTACGCTTATTACCCCGATACGATGCATTTCATCTATTACAAAGTTTGACACCAGAAAGTTTGTTCAAACTTTACAAGAGAAAGGCGGATTTGATGCAAAGCAAGCTGAAGCTGCTGTTACTGTTGTCAACGGTGCCATCAACGATGGTATCTATTCCATCACAAATAACTTagttacaaaagaaaccCTTTCATCGATAGCGTACCAACAAAAGGTTGATTTTGCTAAGTTGAAAGGTGAGTTGCAAACTATGGACAAATCTGAATTCACTACGTTGAAGAAGGAGCAAGAGAAATTGAGAACagatttgacaaatttgaaaaaccGGTTGAAAGAGGAAATCACAAAGAATCAAGCAAGTGTTAGACtagatttgaatttagaaAAAGGTAGAATCAGGGAAGAGAGCTCGATAAATGAGTTGAAAATAGAGGACACTTTTAGTAGAATTGACGAAGAGGTAGCAAATATGCAACTGCAAATCAAATCAGTCAAAACGCAGGTCTTGCAGTGGTTAATGGGTGTTAGTACTGGTACTTTGGCAGTTCTATTAGCTGTTGGTAGATTTTTATATTAATTAAATCGCCTCTGATGAAATACAACGAATCTTAAGATCAACGCGAagcaaacaaaacaaaggagaattaaaaaaaaacgAATCAGCGTCATCAAAGAAGCGTAGAAGTGATATCTGTTTCACAAGTAACCACAATTGACACATGAATTCACTATATAATCATGGTTTGAAGCAAACCCAGACAATAACAAAGGACCTTGCtcaatttgagaaaaacTTGTCAACTTCTCCATTGTCATTACAAGGTGCTATCACAACCTCAATCACCGCATTTAAAAAAACTATAAAGGAATACACTGATTTGCTTGATAAGAACCCTACagattcatcattttctaAACATGAGGGCAGAATTAACAAGTTCAATCAAGAGTTGGAGAGCTTCACCTCCAAGTTTGATGCCTTGAAAAAGCAAAGGGAAATCTCTGTACAAGAAGCAGATAGACAAGAGTTATTAGGAAGGAGACATATTAATTCAGCAGTATCTCAACCAAGTGACAATCCATATGACCCGaaccaacagcaacagcaacagcaacaaacGATATCACAGAGAGAGGGGCTCTACAATGAAAACCAAACTCTTGCGAGGGGCACAGAGCAACTTGATCGAATACTAGAAATGGGGCAACAGGcttttgaagatattgtGGAGCAAAATGAAACCTTGAGAAAAGTACAGGCCAAGTTTGAAGAGGGGCTAATCGCTTTAGGAGTTAGTCAGGGTACAATTAGAAGTGTGGAGCGCAGAGCCAAGCAAGATAAGTTGttattttggttttgtgtaGTGATGATGCTAGTTGTATTTTACTATATATTAAAGTTCTTCAGATAAATTTTAATCAAATGTCATAGCTGCAATGTCTGTTGAAACAATCGTAGGTGGGAAttacttctttttttaaGTGGGGGGAAACAAATGAGAAGTGAAATAGAACAAACATATTGAAATCTCGGCTTTTGCGACCTTTTGAAGTACGGTCGCCTAAAGGAGTGAGTATTGTCCTGTGTTGTTTGCCCCACACATCGTAACATATGTCTTTTACGACTAATACGTAGGACCataaattgattatattgTATTTTAACCGCCCCACTTTTTTGAGAGGAAATACGGACACCAATTTAATTTCcgaaatcaatttcattgtaGTGGGCTTAGAATTTCTTGGAGATAAACTTACCGATTAGAGTAACATACCTTAAAGCCACTCAACGCCAGCTATAACTCGAAAGGgaaatcaattgaggaAGAGCCCAAGGAGGAGGATACCGAAGGCTTACTCTCTCACCAACACTCAAGTGAGTAAAATGTGACCATTCCTCATCTTTGGCGGTTCTCGTTAGACTGTGTAGCTGAAGATTACTTTCGAGACAATATCAATCGAGATACGTGACAGGCTAATAATGCATTATAAACAAGGTTGCCTAATTAGGAATGCTCATTAGTTAACAAAGATGCTGCAAACTATAAGCTACCACCAAATAAAATAAACTTTATTTCCTATTTTGGCAATAATGGATCAACCGAGAAAAAACACAAAAccacaatttttcaactatCAAACTCCCATTAAGGAAAACACATTGTGTGACAGGATGTTTGGGACTGTGATGCTAAACTGTCatatatttatataaaAGATGATCTGTAGATCCAATGAATGGTCCTATGCTTTTTCTTGCCTTTATCAATTGCTGTCTTCTCATTCATTTGATAGAACtggaaattttgcaacaagtCTGAAACGTTGATTCATTCCTTCACACATATAGCATTCAAGTAGAAAGACTTGACACTTTCCCCTACAATACTCCGACTTTGAGCAACTCACTAAATTCTTCGCTTTAAAACCATTCCATATGAAGTTAAGGCTTGTTGCAGTAGCTCTTGCTGCTGCCAGTATCACAGAAGCAGCTCCAATCAAACGAAGTTTTCTCGATGACTTACTTGGACTAGATGacaccacaacaacaagtgCATTGACCGGCGTGCAAGCTGCAGCTGCCACTACCAGTATCCCTGTCGTTGCTGGTACACCAGCAGCACTGGCCGCCACCACATCGAGCACAGGGGGATTTTGGGCTAACTTGTTTGACGGATTTGGCAGAAGCTCAGCCACTACAACAGCAGCACAAGTTGCAGCCCAAGCAACAACCCAAGCCATTGCACAAGCAGCTGCTACAACAGCATCCACACCTACCACTTCATCGGGCGGTTTTTTTGCAGATCTTTTTGATGACTTTTTTGGGTCTAGATCAACAACTCAAGTTGCTACTACTACTGCTGCCGCcgctgctgctgctacAACAGCAGCTCCTTCTGCTCAAACACCTACCTCTGTAGCTGCTATTCAGcctacaacaacaacttcacCAAGTACTTCTAGTGGAAATTCAGTGGAGGATTTATTTGCCTTTTTATTAGGAAGAAGCTCCTCTGCTCCAACGGCTACATCAGCCTCTCAATCAATTCCTTCATCTGGAAATTCAGCTAGTGGACTGGGTGGTGGtctttttggaaataaTGGCGAATCCAGCTCTTCAGCTTATGGCGCTTCTTCACAAGCTTTAGCTTCCTCAGTCGTTACAAATACCTATCAAGGCGGCTCACCTGGAAAATACACAGGCTCTATCAACACTGCCACAGCTACTGCTTCTAACGGAGGAAGCTCTGCAGGTGCAACAGCTGCTGCTGGTTCCAAGGGTATTACATACTCACCATACACCAAAGATGACCAATGCAAGACTGCCTCGGAAGTTGCTGATGACATTGCAAAATTAAGTTCCTACGAACTCATCAGACTCTACAGTACAGATTGCTCAGGAATTGAAAACGTTTTGGCTGCAATGGGCTCAAGTCAGAAACTTTATTTGGGTTTGTGGAACATTGATACACTGTCCGTGCAGAGTGGATTATCGGAAATCAAGAGTGCAATCTCAACAAGCTCTAGAGGATGGAGTCTGGTACATACAATTGCTGTCGGTAACGAACGGGTAAACTCTGGAGAAGCAACTGTCTCACAAATGCAAGACGCGGTAGACACTGCCAGACAATGGTTAAAATCTAATGCAGCAGACTATACTGGTTATGTCGTTACTGTTGATACTTTAGTCGCTTATGTTGCTAACCCACAATTGTGTGAAATGTCGGATTATTTTGCAGTAAACTCACACCCATATTGGGATGGTGGTGTTGATCCA is part of the Candida orthopsilosis Co 90-125, chromosome 2 draft sequence genome and harbors:
- a CDS encoding Fmp32 protein (S. cerevisiae homolog FMP32 localizes to mitochondrion): MSTLVRPHITPLFHPCTLITPIRCISSITKFDTRKFVQTLQEKGGFDAKQAEAAVTVVNGAINDGIYSITNNLVTKETLSSIAYQQKVDFAKLKGELQTMDKSEFTTLKKEQEKLRTDLTNLKNRLKEEITKNQASVRLDLNLEKGRIREESSINELKIEDTFSRIDEEVANMQSQIKSVKTQVLQWLMGVSTGTLAVLLAVGRFLY
- a CDS encoding v-SNARE, which encodes MNSLYNHGLKQTQTITKDLAQFEKNLSTSPLSLQGAITTSITAFKKTIKEYTDLLDKNPTDSSFSKHEGRINKFNQELESFTSKFDALKKQREISVQEADRQELLGRRHINSAVSQPSDNPYDPNQQQQQQQQTISQREGLYNENQTLARGTEQLDRILEMGQQAFEDIVEQNETLRKVQAKFEEGLIALGVSQGTIRSVERRAKQDKLLFWFCVVMMLVVFYYILKFFR
- a CDS encoding Scw4 protein (cell wall protein); the encoded protein is MKLRLVAVALAAASITEAAPIKRSFLDDLLGLDDTTTTSALTGVQAAAATTSIPVVAGTPAASAATTSSTGGFWANLFDGFGRSSATTTAAQVAAQATTQAIAQAAATTASTPTTSSGGFFADLFDDFFGSRSTTQVATTTAAAAAAATTAAPSAQTPTSVAAIQPTTTTSPSTSSGNSVEDLFAFLLGRSSSAPTATSASQSIPSSGNSASGSGGGLFGNNGESSSSAYGASSQALASSVVTNTYQGGSPGKYTGSINTATATASNGGSSAGATAAAGSKGITYSPYTKDDQCKTASEVADDIAKLSSYELIRLYSTDCSGIENVLAAMGSSQKLYLGLWNIDTSSVQSGLSEIKSAISTSSRGWSSVHTIAVGNERVNSGEATVSQMQDAVDTARQWLKSNAADYTGYVVTVDTLVAYVANPQLCEMSDYFAVNSHPYWDGGVDPSDSGPWLEQQISNLQSVCGTSKDVLITETGWPTQGDAYGSCVPSVANQVAAVKSIKSSLGSKVIMFTMYNDYWKDPGAYNVEQHWGLYGDPSE